A window of the Haloquadratum walsbyi C23 genome harbors these coding sequences:
- the cdd gene encoding cytidine deaminase, which translates to MMSSDHTLIVRARTAFESAYVPYSEYRVGAAIETTDGSVYTGCNIENANYSNSLHAEEVAVAAAVKDGQDTFERIAVASAARDGVTPCGMCRQTLAEFADGSLKVLCDKGAEGVETYTLTELLPKTISEETLQSADGQ; encoded by the coding sequence ATGATGAGTAGTGATCACACATTGATTGTCCGTGCTCGTACAGCATTTGAATCAGCATATGTTCCGTACTCTGAATACCGTGTCGGGGCTGCAATTGAGACGACCGATGGGTCGGTGTACACAGGCTGTAATATTGAGAATGCAAACTATTCGAATAGTCTTCATGCCGAAGAAGTTGCTGTTGCCGCTGCAGTGAAAGATGGTCAGGACACATTCGAACGTATCGCAGTCGCGTCAGCTGCGAGGGATGGCGTTACACCCTGTGGCATGTGTCGACAAACACTCGCAGAGTTTGCTGATGGGTCACTTAAAGTTCTTTGTGATAAGGGTGCGGAGGGAGTTGAGACGTATACACTCACAGAACTACTTCCGAAAACAATCTCAGAGGAGACACTTCAGAGTGCAGACGGACAATAA
- a CDS encoding nucleoside phosphorylase, protein MKNSEDPNDDEQYHLEITADDIAETVLLPGNPGRVETITEMWDKSTVRGDHREFRTATGTYQETPISVTSTGIGGPSAAIAVEELARIGAETFIRVGSCGALSADVAVGDLIISSGAIRQEGTSSEYVRDDYPAVADYEVVSALTAAAEQLGYDYHVGMTLSTDSFYPGQDRMGFNEYTPPGSGSLISDLKEMNVMNIEMEAATLLTIASLYQLRAGAVCTVYANRETGEFQSGDDTKAAETASLGSHLLAKMDAVKRSVGADRWHAGLSIESE, encoded by the coding sequence ATGAAAAATAGCGAGGATCCCAACGATGATGAGCAGTATCACCTCGAAATTACCGCAGATGATATTGCTGAGACGGTATTGCTTCCGGGAAATCCAGGTCGGGTTGAGACAATCACTGAAATGTGGGATAAATCAACAGTGCGCGGTGATCACAGGGAGTTTCGGACAGCGACTGGGACGTATCAGGAAACACCGATTTCAGTTACGTCGACAGGAATTGGTGGTCCCTCAGCAGCTATTGCAGTTGAAGAGCTAGCACGAATTGGGGCTGAGACATTCATTCGAGTAGGATCCTGTGGTGCGTTATCTGCTGATGTTGCCGTTGGTGATCTAATCATTTCATCAGGAGCAATCAGACAGGAAGGAACATCATCAGAGTATGTACGTGATGATTATCCAGCAGTCGCTGATTATGAGGTTGTTTCTGCACTCACCGCCGCTGCAGAACAGCTTGGGTATGACTATCACGTTGGTATGACATTGAGCACTGACTCATTTTATCCAGGACAGGATCGGATGGGATTCAATGAATATACTCCACCGGGATCGGGGTCACTTATTTCAGATCTTAAGGAAATGAATGTGATGAACATTGAGATGGAAGCTGCAACATTGCTTACGATTGCGAGTCTATATCAGCTTCGCGCGGGAGCTGTATGCACTGTCTATGCAAATCGAGAGACTGGGGAGTTTCAGAGTGGGGATGATACGAAAGCTGCAGAGACTGCAAGCCTTGGAAGTCATCTCCTCGCAAAAATGGATGCTGTGAAGCGCTCAGTTGGAGCCGACCGGTGGCATGCCGGACTCTCAATCGAATCTGAATAA
- a CDS encoding NAD(P)/FAD-dependent oxidoreductase has product MSTQVVVVGAGYAGTGAVNRLEDKLGSDAELTWISEHDYHLVLHEVHRCIRDPSVESKVAIPIDDIKTSETDFHTGRVTNVDVDDRTVEIDNGEETVGYDYLLLAIGSGTAFYNIDGLKEHAHELKGLNDARAIHSDVATAAKEATQEDPAQVIVGGAGLSGIQTAGEIAEYRDEHRAPMEITLVEGLDEVFPGNDTELQGALRERLEARDVRILTGEFISEVDSEMVYVGGDDDNDAEKLPYDTLVWTGGITGHNEVTDVGINKDDRSQRVFADADFQTSNERIFAVGDTALIEQGSESVAPPTAQAAWQAAEVAGENVARAINEEPLQTWRHDDKGTVVSVGDDAVAHGVKFPVFGKLPINVFAGPAARTLKKGIAARWIADVASTRHALEAWESM; this is encoded by the coding sequence ATGAGCACACAAGTCGTCGTCGTTGGGGCTGGATATGCGGGTACCGGTGCTGTAAATCGTCTTGAGGACAAACTTGGGTCGGATGCTGAACTCACATGGATTTCAGAACATGATTATCATCTCGTTTTACATGAGGTTCATCGATGCATTCGTGACCCAAGCGTTGAATCAAAGGTTGCAATCCCAATTGATGATATCAAGACATCAGAGACAGACTTCCATACAGGCCGAGTGACGAATGTTGATGTGGATGACCGCACTGTCGAAATTGACAATGGTGAGGAGACAGTTGGATATGATTATCTTCTGTTAGCCATTGGCTCAGGGACTGCATTCTATAATATTGACGGGCTCAAAGAGCATGCTCATGAGTTGAAGGGGCTTAATGATGCACGAGCGATTCACTCTGATGTTGCCACCGCTGCTAAGGAAGCAACACAGGAAGATCCAGCACAAGTTATCGTCGGAGGAGCAGGTCTTTCAGGTATTCAAACGGCTGGGGAGATTGCAGAATATCGTGATGAGCATCGAGCACCAATGGAAATCACGCTCGTGGAGGGGCTTGATGAAGTATTCCCTGGGAATGACACGGAACTGCAAGGGGCGCTTAGAGAGCGGCTAGAAGCACGTGATGTGAGAATCCTTACTGGAGAGTTTATTTCAGAAGTTGATTCAGAGATGGTATACGTTGGTGGTGATGATGATAATGACGCTGAGAAACTGCCATATGATACTCTTGTTTGGACAGGTGGTATAACCGGTCATAATGAAGTTACTGACGTTGGCATTAACAAGGATGACCGGTCACAGCGCGTGTTCGCTGATGCGGATTTCCAAACATCAAATGAACGTATCTTTGCTGTTGGTGACACAGCACTTATCGAACAAGGGTCTGAGTCAGTTGCACCGCCAACTGCACAGGCTGCATGGCAAGCCGCTGAGGTAGCCGGTGAAAACGTCGCACGGGCAATCAATGAAGAGCCGCTTCAAACATGGCGACATGATGATAAAGGGACTGTCGTTTCCGTTGGCGACGATGCGGTTGCACATGGTGTTAAGTTCCCTGTCTTTGGAAAGCTCCCAATTAATGTGTTTGCCGGTCCAGCAGCTCGGACATTGAAGAAGGGGATTGCTGCTCGTTGGATTGCTGATGTTGCCTCGACTCGACACGCACTTGAGGCATGGGAAAGCATGTGA
- a CDS encoding Rrf2 family transcriptional regulator, with protein MSSIELTSSQKSILTALINLHREDEEAVKGETIADEVDRNPGTIRNQMQSLKALQLVEGVPGPKGGYKPTANAYEALELDQMEDPAFVPLFHENEEINNANVEEIDLSSVHHPELCRAEIHIQGSVRDFHEGDSMTVGPTPLSKLVIEGTIDGKDDTSNILILQIDDMQAPASEPAH; from the coding sequence ATGTCATCAATAGAACTAACGTCAAGTCAAAAGAGTATCCTGACAGCACTCATTAATCTTCACCGAGAAGATGAGGAAGCTGTAAAGGGTGAAACGATTGCGGATGAAGTAGATCGTAACCCTGGGACAATCCGAAATCAGATGCAAAGTCTGAAAGCACTGCAACTTGTTGAGGGGGTACCAGGTCCAAAGGGTGGATACAAGCCAACAGCAAATGCATATGAGGCGCTTGAGCTGGATCAGATGGAAGACCCAGCATTCGTTCCATTGTTTCATGAAAATGAAGAAATCAATAACGCGAATGTCGAAGAGATTGATCTGTCATCTGTTCATCATCCTGAGCTCTGTCGGGCAGAAATTCACATTCAGGGTTCCGTTCGTGACTTTCATGAAGGCGATTCAATGACTGTCGGTCCAACGCCACTCTCAAAGCTTGTTATCGAGGGAACGATTGACGGCAAAGACGATACAAGTAATATTCTTATTCTTCAAATTGATGATATGCAGGCACCTGCTAGCGAACCAGCACATTAA
- a CDS encoding NAD-dependent epimerase/dehydratase family protein, with product MHENRVLVTGGAGFIGSNLANHLAETNEVIAVDDLHLGTPSNLDETVEFVNASVLEDDLPTADIDVVFHLAAYSSYTMVEENKQTATRVNVEGFVNTVEQAREDGCQTVVYASTSSIYGSRTNPSPEDLPVEARTCYEASKLARETYAEYFNNHYDMTLAGLRFFSVYQGYGGAEEHKGEYANTVAQFAEKIANGERPALFGDGTQTRDFTHVDDIVRGIEDAAEYELQGIYNLGTGESYDFNTMVEMINDELGTDIDPKYIENPLEVYVHDTMADSTKIREATEWTPKITFEEGVSRVCEPYMN from the coding sequence ATGCATGAGAATCGTGTTCTCGTAACCGGTGGAGCGGGTTTTATTGGTTCAAATCTGGCGAATCATCTTGCAGAGACGAACGAAGTCATAGCCGTCGATGACCTCCACCTTGGAACACCATCAAATCTTGATGAGACAGTCGAGTTTGTCAACGCTAGTGTACTTGAAGACGATCTCCCGACTGCTGATATCGACGTTGTATTTCATCTTGCTGCATACTCCTCATATACGATGGTTGAAGAAAACAAACAAACAGCAACCCGGGTAAACGTCGAGGGGTTCGTCAATACTGTTGAACAAGCACGCGAGGATGGGTGTCAAACAGTTGTGTACGCATCAACCTCATCAATATACGGTTCACGGACAAATCCATCTCCAGAGGATTTACCAGTTGAAGCACGGACATGCTATGAAGCCTCCAAATTGGCTCGTGAAACGTATGCGGAGTATTTTAATAATCACTATGATATGACACTTGCAGGATTGAGATTTTTCTCGGTGTATCAAGGCTATGGAGGCGCCGAGGAACACAAAGGCGAGTATGCAAACACCGTTGCACAGTTTGCAGAGAAAATCGCGAATGGTGAGCGACCAGCACTCTTTGGCGATGGAACGCAAACGCGCGATTTCACACATGTTGATGATATTGTTCGCGGGATCGAAGACGCTGCTGAGTATGAATTACAGGGAATTTATAATCTTGGCACGGGCGAAAGCTATGATTTCAACACAATGGTCGAGATGATCAACGATGAACTTGGGACCGATATTGACCCCAAATATATTGAGAACCCACTTGAGGTGTACGTTCATGATACAATGGCTGATAGCACGAAAATACGTGAGGCGACCGAATGGACACCTAAAATCACATTTGAAGAAGGCGTCTCACGGGTTTGCGAACCGTATATGAATTAG
- the gyrA gene encoding DNA gyrase subunit A, whose translation MSSDAPDRFDPETGIAAEVETARIEREMEQSYIDYAMSVIAGRALPDARDGLKPVHRRILYAMHQSGISARSAHRKSSSIVGETMGDYHPHGDSAIYNALARMAQDFSMRNPLVDGQGNFGSVDGDPPAAMRYTEARMSPIAEELLDNIEMDTVEFTANYDDRLSEPAVLPAAFPNLLVNGSSGIAVGMSTNIPPHNLGEVIDATIHLIHHPECTVEDLMNHVQGPDFPTGANIVGQNAIYKAYKTGRGRVRVRAEFDVQDDRIVITELPFQTNKARLVERIADNVNAGTIEGIRDLRDESDRDGIRVVVELKRGANPDIVKNQLLEHHLESTFGVINLALVDGQPQVLTLKETLHEYLEHRRTVVRRRSQYELDEKRDRAHILEGRLRALKQVDDVVDIIRNSTDRDNAKAALRGEHVVESDERGESLPTFDFSEDQANHIVAMQLGSLTSLESDEIEDEYESVQERIERLQTILNNPDELDAVVEDELATIRNKYADERRTRIIEDDGTVTHEDLIAQEDVVVVVTEDDYIKRMSLEDFRSQHRGGKGIIGTSLKDGDTVSSVYVANTHDYLLYFTSHGQVYQLKTYQIPEMSRTARGKSAVNLLELDDGEQITAVVNTAEMDIDDDEERYFTMVTQSGYIKRTSVNSFQNIRSTGIIAISLGADDKLIDVEVTDGNQDIILGTRKGMAIRFNEGDVRSVGRSARGVHGIKLEDTDAVAALAAVDDDQDDWVLTVTEHGYGKRTDIDRYRQQSRNGKGLIDIKTNERNGHICEVETVGISDELFMMSRKGQILRTPVDDISTVGRNTMGVIVMDLEDTDTVASVDTHPRTDDSSGADSGDGESESENATTTTPS comes from the coding sequence ATGAGTTCAGACGCACCTGACCGTTTCGACCCTGAGACCGGAATTGCTGCTGAGGTTGAGACAGCCCGAATCGAGCGGGAAATGGAGCAATCATATATCGATTACGCAATGTCAGTGATTGCGGGTCGAGCGCTCCCAGACGCTCGTGATGGACTCAAGCCTGTTCATCGGCGGATCTTGTATGCAATGCATCAATCAGGGATTTCTGCTCGGTCTGCTCATCGTAAGTCATCATCGATTGTTGGTGAGACAATGGGTGATTATCATCCACACGGGGACTCTGCGATTTATAATGCGCTTGCACGGATGGCGCAGGACTTTTCGATGCGAAATCCGCTTGTCGACGGTCAAGGAAACTTTGGATCTGTCGACGGTGATCCACCAGCAGCGATGCGATATACCGAGGCACGTATGTCGCCAATCGCTGAGGAGTTACTGGATAACATCGAAATGGATACCGTTGAGTTCACAGCAAACTACGATGACCGACTGTCAGAACCAGCAGTCCTTCCGGCAGCCTTTCCAAATCTCTTGGTTAATGGGTCATCCGGTATCGCGGTTGGAATGTCAACAAATATTCCACCACATAATCTTGGTGAGGTGATTGATGCGACAATCCATCTGATTCATCATCCTGAGTGCACAGTTGAGGACTTGATGAATCACGTACAAGGTCCAGACTTTCCAACTGGTGCAAATATCGTCGGGCAGAATGCAATTTATAAAGCATACAAAACTGGGCGTGGACGCGTTCGTGTTCGTGCAGAATTTGATGTTCAAGATGACCGAATCGTTATCACAGAACTGCCGTTCCAGACGAACAAAGCACGGTTAGTCGAACGAATCGCTGATAATGTTAATGCTGGGACAATCGAAGGCATTCGTGACCTCCGGGATGAATCCGATCGAGACGGGATTCGCGTTGTTGTTGAACTGAAACGAGGGGCAAATCCGGATATTGTCAAAAACCAATTACTCGAACATCATCTAGAGTCAACATTTGGGGTAATCAATCTTGCACTTGTTGACGGACAACCACAGGTGCTCACGCTCAAAGAAACGCTACATGAATATCTTGAGCATCGCCGGACCGTTGTCCGTCGTCGGTCACAGTATGAACTCGATGAAAAGCGTGATCGTGCGCATATTCTTGAGGGTCGGCTTCGCGCACTTAAGCAGGTCGATGATGTCGTTGATATTATCCGTAACTCGACAGATCGCGATAATGCAAAGGCTGCACTTCGCGGTGAGCATGTTGTCGAATCAGATGAACGCGGTGAGTCACTACCAACATTTGATTTCTCTGAAGATCAGGCTAATCACATTGTTGCGATGCAACTCGGCTCGCTCACTTCGCTTGAATCTGATGAGATTGAAGATGAGTATGAATCTGTTCAAGAACGGATTGAGCGTTTACAGACGATTCTCAATAACCCCGACGAGCTTGATGCTGTTGTTGAAGATGAACTCGCCACGATTCGAAATAAATACGCCGATGAGCGGCGAACGAGAATAATTGAAGACGATGGAACAGTTACACATGAAGATCTGATTGCGCAGGAAGATGTTGTTGTCGTCGTTACCGAGGATGATTACATTAAGCGGATGTCACTTGAAGACTTCCGTAGTCAACATCGCGGCGGGAAAGGCATCATTGGAACATCACTGAAAGATGGCGATACTGTCTCATCAGTATATGTTGCAAATACTCATGATTATCTGCTGTATTTCACCAGCCATGGGCAGGTATATCAACTCAAGACATATCAAATTCCGGAAATGTCACGGACTGCCCGTGGGAAGTCGGCAGTAAATCTCTTAGAGTTAGACGATGGTGAGCAGATTACTGCCGTTGTCAATACTGCTGAGATGGATATTGATGATGACGAAGAGCGATATTTCACGATGGTGACACAATCAGGGTATATCAAACGGACGAGTGTTAACTCCTTCCAGAATATCCGCTCAACGGGTATCATCGCCATTAGCCTCGGTGCTGATGATAAGCTTATTGACGTTGAGGTAACAGATGGAAATCAAGATATCATCCTTGGAACGCGTAAGGGAATGGCTATTCGATTTAATGAGGGTGATGTCAGGTCAGTGGGGAGATCGGCCCGTGGTGTCCATGGGATCAAACTCGAGGATACTGACGCTGTTGCCGCACTTGCTGCTGTGGATGATGATCAAGACGATTGGGTGCTCACCGTTACTGAGCATGGATATGGAAAGCGAACCGACATCGATCGGTATCGACAACAGTCTCGTAATGGAAAGGGACTCATCGATATCAAGACAAACGAACGTAATGGGCACATCTGTGAGGTTGAAACAGTTGGGATAAGCGATGAACTCTTTATGATGAGTCGAAAGGGACAAATCCTCCGGACCCCTGTCGATGACATTTCAACAGTCGGTCGAAACACAATGGGAGTCATTGTAATGGATCTTGAAGACACTGATACTGTTGCAAGCGTTGATACTCACCCGCGTACAGACGACTCATCAGGAGCAGATAGCGGTGATGGTGAGAGTGAGTCTGAGAATGCAACAACGACAACACCTAGCTAA
- the gyrB gene encoding DNA topoisomerase (ATP-hydrolyzing) subunit B, translating to MSHETEYGAGDIQVLEGLEAVRKRPAMYIGSTDSRGLHHLVYEVVDNAIDEALAGHCDQIDVTLHEDGSVSVADNGRGIPVDTHEQHDIPAVEVIMTVLHAGGKFDNKSYQVSGGLHGVGVSVVNALSRWLEVEIKRDGALWRDRFEYGEPQPGAFERVRDLDSDEETGTTIRFWPSDDIFETTEFEFSTLENRLRELAFLNSGVEICINGETDDINSKFCFNGGIREFVKYLDETKTVLHDSVVHYQNEQDGIEVEVALQATEELQGSIHAFANNINTREGGTHLTGFKTALTRVINDYGREHNLLDGFDSLQGEDVREGLTAVVSIKHPDPQFEGQTKTKLGNSDVRGIVESTTHERLGTYLEENPDVAKVIVRKAVEAAKARKAAKQAEELTRRKSALESTSLPGKLADCQSRDPAESELFIVEGDSAGGCFSGDTEIALASGDSITFESLVDAYERGETHYCYTIGDDGRIRIEEIMNPRVTQEDAALLAVTLDNGEVIRCTPDHEFMLRDGNYCEAQNLTDGQSLMPLYRTTTEMTETTETTGTAEMVKQPFAQNNWESVSQLANRYTRRHTTTDHIVETQQIQSQQQSQIETVQISERADVHNHTVVSVESLTETADVYDLEVPVTHNFALASGVFVHNSAKQGRERRFQAILPLKGKILNVEKHRLDRILENDEVRALITAIGAGIGDEFNVEDARYNRLIILSDADVDGAHIRTLLLTLLYRHMRPLVEAGYVYAAKPPLYRIRYNGNTYDAMTKSERDQIISDVCNGNPTQVQRFKGLGEMNPEQLWETTMNPENRVLKQITVEDAAAADKMFSVLMGDAVEPRKEFIKDRATDAEWVDI from the coding sequence ATGTCGCATGAAACAGAATACGGAGCCGGCGATATCCAGGTTTTGGAGGGTCTGGAAGCAGTGCGAAAACGTCCGGCAATGTATATCGGTTCGACGGACTCACGGGGGCTTCATCATCTCGTCTACGAAGTCGTTGATAATGCAATCGACGAGGCACTTGCTGGCCACTGTGACCAGATTGATGTGACACTCCATGAGGATGGCTCAGTCTCGGTCGCCGACAATGGCCGCGGAATTCCTGTTGATACACATGAGCAACATGACATCCCTGCCGTTGAAGTCATTATGACTGTCCTCCATGCTGGCGGGAAGTTTGATAATAAGTCATATCAAGTATCTGGTGGATTGCACGGCGTTGGGGTTTCCGTCGTCAATGCGCTCTCACGCTGGCTTGAGGTTGAAATCAAACGTGATGGTGCTCTTTGGCGAGATAGATTTGAGTATGGTGAACCACAACCTGGAGCATTTGAACGGGTTCGAGATCTTGACTCTGATGAAGAGACAGGAACAACAATTCGATTCTGGCCAAGTGATGATATCTTTGAAACAACGGAGTTTGAATTCTCAACACTCGAAAACCGTCTTCGTGAACTCGCTTTCTTGAATTCTGGTGTTGAGATTTGTATTAATGGTGAAACTGATGATATTAACTCTAAGTTTTGCTTCAATGGTGGTATCCGCGAGTTCGTGAAATATCTCGATGAGACAAAGACGGTACTTCATGATTCAGTTGTCCATTATCAAAACGAACAGGATGGGATTGAGGTTGAGGTTGCATTGCAAGCGACAGAAGAACTCCAAGGTTCAATCCATGCATTCGCGAATAATATCAATACCCGCGAGGGCGGGACGCATCTGACGGGGTTCAAAACAGCACTGACACGAGTAATTAATGACTATGGACGTGAGCATAATCTTCTTGATGGGTTTGATTCATTACAGGGTGAGGATGTCCGTGAGGGGCTTACTGCTGTTGTCTCAATAAAACATCCAGACCCGCAGTTTGAGGGGCAGACAAAGACAAAACTCGGTAATAGCGATGTAAGAGGTATTGTCGAATCAACGACGCATGAGCGACTTGGCACATATCTTGAAGAAAATCCTGACGTTGCCAAAGTCATCGTACGAAAGGCTGTTGAGGCTGCAAAGGCGCGGAAGGCTGCAAAACAGGCTGAGGAACTCACACGTCGAAAGTCTGCACTCGAATCAACATCGCTTCCTGGAAAACTCGCTGATTGTCAAAGTCGGGACCCGGCTGAATCAGAATTATTTATTGTCGAGGGTGACAGTGCCGGTGGCTGCTTTAGTGGTGACACTGAAATTGCACTTGCATCCGGTGATTCAATTACATTTGAATCACTCGTCGACGCGTACGAACGTGGTGAGACACATTATTGCTATACTATCGGCGATGATGGTCGAATCAGGATTGAGGAAATCATGAACCCACGTGTCACACAGGAAGACGCAGCATTACTGGCAGTCACACTTGATAATGGCGAGGTAATTCGCTGCACGCCAGATCATGAGTTCATGCTTCGCGATGGAAATTATTGTGAGGCACAGAATCTCACCGACGGTCAGTCATTGATGCCATTGTATCGAACCACGACTGAAATGACTGAGACAACTGAGACAACTGGGACAGCTGAAATGGTGAAACAGCCGTTTGCTCAAAATAACTGGGAGTCAGTCTCTCAGCTCGCCAACCGGTATACCCGTAGACATACAACAACTGATCATATAGTTGAGACCCAACAGATACAGTCACAACAACAATCACAGATTGAGACCGTTCAGATATCTGAGCGTGCAGACGTACACAATCATACCGTTGTCTCTGTTGAGTCGCTTACAGAAACAGCAGATGTCTATGATCTTGAGGTCCCTGTAACACACAACTTCGCGCTTGCGTCTGGGGTATTTGTCCACAATAGTGCAAAACAGGGGCGTGAAAGACGCTTCCAAGCTATCCTCCCATTGAAAGGGAAGATACTCAACGTTGAGAAACATCGACTTGACCGAATATTGGAAAATGATGAGGTTCGTGCACTTATTACCGCGATTGGCGCGGGAATTGGTGATGAATTCAATGTTGAGGACGCCCGATATAATCGTCTGATTATCCTCAGCGATGCCGACGTTGATGGAGCACACATCCGGACGCTTTTATTGACATTATTATATCGACATATGCGTCCACTTGTTGAGGCAGGATACGTCTACGCTGCGAAACCACCGCTATATCGAATTAGATATAACGGCAACACGTATGATGCCATGACAAAATCAGAACGCGATCAGATCATCTCGGACGTTTGTAATGGCAATCCAACCCAAGTACAACGATTCAAAGGACTTGGTGAAATGAACCCAGAACAACTGTGGGAAACAACAATGAATCCTGAAAACCGCGTACTCAAACAGATTACAGTTGAAGATGCCGCTGCTGCTGATAAAATGTTCTCAGTACTCATGGGTGATGCCGTCGAACCTCGAAAGGAGTTTATCAAAGATCGAGCAACAGACGCTGAGTGGGTGGATATCTGA